Proteins from a single region of Sesamum indicum cultivar Zhongzhi No. 13 linkage group LG5, S_indicum_v1.0, whole genome shotgun sequence:
- the LOC105162601 gene encoding putative UDP-glucuronate:xylan alpha-glucuronosyltransferase 5 — protein MTTNLFSFSLLIFSLTLLFLTILYSEKLYKIDRHENEIMSININFASRLSRSTPRWYQVVARKMNRKKIKIGLLHVANGSFSEKMVYEEEVEVVNILFEPVSKEVKWNDLFPEWVDETLPWDSTRCPYIPMPQFDKYDDLDVVVANVPCGEGRRGRGRNYDDVLRLQVNLMVANLLVRSGRKNVNGIDDHKVFAVFGGSCGPMWEIFRCDDLLWHEGKSWVYRPDLGKLKQKVLMPVGSCQLAPPIAEPGQDGRDKAKEAYVSVLHSSEDYVCGAIALAQSIIRSNSTKDLILLVDDSISTKSLQGLKAAGWKIKHITRIRSPHARSETYNEWNYSKLRIWQLTEYSKLIFIDSDFIVLRNTDEFFIYPQLSAAGNSRYVFNSGFMLVEPSNCTFETLMRQRIKVASYNGGDQGFLNEMFMWWHRWPTKLNFLKDFNLLPNYSMHELIPQDVYALHYLGFKPWMCRQDQDYDCNWDVPENKRFASDSAHRIWRQVYNSMPSILRVHCVLTPEMEARKRMHIATMDFNGRFGRKFVDNL, from the exons ATGACAACAAATCTCTTTAGCTTCTCTCTCCTCATATTCTCTCTCACCCTCCTTTTCCTAACCATACTATACAGTGAAAAGCTTTACAAGATTGATAgacatgaaaatgaaatcatGTCTATAAACATAAACTTTGCCTCAAGATTAAGTAGAAGTACCCCTCGATGGTACCAAGTTGTGGCAAGAAAGatgaatagaaaaaagatcaaaatcgGTTTACTTCACGTTGCAAACGGATCATTCAGTGAAAAAATGGTATACGAAGAAGAAGTAGAGGTGGTGAACATACTCTTTGAACCTGTTTCTAAGGAAGTAAAGTGGAATGACCTATTCCCAGAGTGGGTTGATGAAACTTTACCATGGGACTCAACCAGGTGCCCGTATATCCCGATGCCACAGTTTGACAAGTACGATGACCTAGACGTGGTTGTGGCCAACGTTCCATGTGGAGAAGGAAGGAGAGGCCGCGGTAGAAATTACGATGATGTTCTAAGGTTACAAGTGAATTTGATGGTAGCTAACTTGTTGGTAAGAAGTGGGAGAAAGAATGTTAATGGGATTGATGACCACAAAGTATTTGCTGTGTTTGGAGGATCATGTGGTCCTATGTGGGAGATTTTTCGATGCGATGACCTGCTATGGCATGAAGGGAAGTCTTGGGTTTATAGGCCTGACTTGGGAAAACTGAAGCAGAAGGTGCTCATGCCTGTTGGCTCATGTCAGCTTGCCCCTCCCATTGCAGAACCAG GCCAAGACGGAAGGGACAAGGCAAAAGAAGCTTATGTTAGTGTACTTCATTCATCAGAAGATTACGTCTGCGGTGCAATAGCTTTGGCTCAAAGCATAATTAGATCAAACTCTACTAAAGACCTCATCCTGCTCGTAGACGATTCAATATCCACGAAATCCTTACAAGGGCTAAAAGCAGCAGGATGGAAAATCAAGCACATAACACGAATCCGCAGCCCTCATGCAAGAAGTGAAACGTATAATGAGTGGAACTACAGCAAACTCCGGATATGGCAACTCACAGAATACAGCAAGCTTATATTCATCGACTCTGACTTCATAGTTCTGCGAAACACAGATGAATTCTTCATTTACCCACAACTATCAGCAGCTGGGAACAGCCGGTACGTCTTCAACTCCGGATTCATGTTGGTTGAGCCATCAAACTGCACGTTTGAGACCCTCATGAGACAAAGAATCAAGGTGGCATCTTACAACGGGGGAGACCAGGGATTCCTTAACGAAATGTTCATGTGGTGGCATCGGTGGCCGACTAAGCTGAATTTTCTCAAGGATTTCAATCTCCTGCCTAATTACTCAATGCATGAACTCATCCCTCAAGATGTCTATGCTTTGCATTACTTAGGATTCAAGCCGTGGATGTGCCGTCAAGATCAGGACTACGATTGCAACTGGGATGTGCCTGAAAATAAGCGGTTTGCAAGTGATTCAGCTCATCGGATATGGAGGCAAGTGTACAATAGCATGCCCAGTATACTTAGAGTTCATTGTGTGTTGACTCCAGAAATGGAAGCTAGAAAAAGAATGCACATAGCAACAATGGATTTTAATGGCAGATTTGGTAGAAAGTTTGTCGACAATTTGTAA